The Nostoc cf. commune SO-36 genomic sequence GGTGTCTTCGTAGCGATCGGTGGTAAACACTCCATAAGGGCCATCCAAGAAAGCTTTGGTTCCGGGTGAGACATCTTTAATAGTGTTGGTAAAGTCTCCTAAAGCTTTGATACTGAACTCAATCTTTTCTGTGTTGTCGCCATTGGAAGACATCGAAAAAGGATGTTCTCGCATCAGAAACGGAGAAATTTCGAGAGTAATCCAAGCAAATTGACCGGGTTGGAAGCAAAAACCTTCGTGTCCTATCGGTCTAAGTGCGAGTGTCCAAACGTTACCGACTTCGGGGCGTACTTCCTCTACTAGATAAGGCTTTTTCAGCATTAACCAAGGTTTTACCAGACGCACATAAGATTTTTACCAGTTATATAAAATTGCTAAAATTGTTGTAAGTAGGTAGGCATGATTAAATATAAGATGTTATTGCGAGTGAAGCGAAGCAATCCCAGAGACTTTGCGATTGCTTCGCTTCACTCGCAATGACGGAACATATTATATTTATTTACGCCCATTTACTTATTTGGTTCAGGTAATTGAAGCCACAACTCTTAATAGAATTGAGTTAATGATTGCTAAAGTAATAGAACCTAGCAAAGCGCTCCAAAAGCCATGACGTAATCTAAAACCTGGAACGATTAAAGCCGACAATCCAAAGATAATGGCATTTAAGACAAAGAAAAATAATCCTAATGTCAAGACAATGAATGGAAAGGTAAAAAATGTCAGAATTGGCAGCAAAATAGCATTCAGAATTCCAAAAACTATAGCGGAAATTGCTGCTTTACCAAAGCCATCTATTTCTATCCCCAAAAATGGCAGCCTAGCAATAATCAAAAAGCTCACAGCAGTAACTAACCAAGTAATGATGAAACCTATCATAATGAACCTCCTATTTTTT encodes the following:
- a CDS encoding phage holin family protein; amino-acid sequence: MIGFIITWLVTAVSFLIIARLPFLGIEIDGFGKAAISAIVFGILNAILLPILTFFTFPFIVLTLGLFFFVLNAIIFGLSALIVPGFRLRHGFWSALLGSITLAIINSILLRVVASIT